The Desulfuromonadaceae bacterium genome includes a region encoding these proteins:
- a CDS encoding 4Fe-4S dicluster domain-containing protein encodes MADHKECKHSPVEITRREALHGMVAGLGVLAMPASDASASVWEAFFQKHFRELSKEELTQTLARLSSEYSEEFGKEITVKATPAIEGVKYGYGLDLSRCIGCRRCVYACVGENNQSHDPQIHWIRVVQLNKEKGTSLEYAEHYYNPELVPEKGHFYMPIQCQQCENPPCTKVCPVQATWKEKDGIVVVDYNWCIGCRYCMAACPYGARHFNWTKGQLPAENMNTDTHYLGNRPRPKGVVEKCTFCIQRTREQPGRYPACEEICPVGARKFGNLLDPNGELRYLIENKRVFILKEELNTQPKFYYFYAT; translated from the coding sequence ATGGCGGATCATAAAGAATGCAAGCACAGCCCTGTTGAAATCACCCGGAGAGAGGCCCTGCATGGCATGGTAGCAGGCCTTGGTGTCTTGGCGATGCCGGCCAGCGATGCGTCGGCTTCGGTCTGGGAAGCGTTTTTTCAAAAACACTTTCGCGAACTTAGCAAAGAAGAGCTGACGCAGACGCTGGCGCGCTTGAGTTCTGAATACAGCGAAGAGTTCGGCAAGGAGATCACGGTCAAAGCGACTCCGGCAATCGAAGGCGTCAAATACGGCTATGGCCTGGACTTGTCCCGTTGTATCGGCTGTCGGCGCTGCGTTTATGCCTGCGTTGGCGAAAACAACCAGTCCCACGATCCCCAGATCCACTGGATTCGAGTGGTGCAGCTTAATAAAGAAAAAGGCACCTCGCTGGAATATGCCGAGCATTATTACAACCCAGAGCTGGTTCCGGAAAAGGGGCATTTCTATATGCCGATCCAGTGTCAGCAGTGCGAAAATCCGCCATGTACCAAGGTCTGCCCGGTTCAGGCGACCTGGAAGGAGAAGGACGGAATCGTTGTCGTTGACTATAACTGGTGCATCGGTTGTCGCTACTGTATGGCCGCCTGCCCTTATGGCGCTCGTCACTTTAACTGGACCAAGGGGCAGCTGCCGGCTGAAAACATGAATACCGATACGCATTATCTGGGCAATCGGCCGCGGCCGAAGGGGGTGGTGGAAAAGTGTACCTTCTGTATTCAGCGGACGCGCGAGCAGCCTGGACGCTATCCGGCCTGCGAGGAAATCTGCCCGGTCGGCGCACGCAAGTTCGGCAATCTGCTCGATCCGAATGGCGAGCTGCGCTACCTGATTGAAAATAAGCGTGTTTTTATCCTTAAGGAAGAGCTGAATACGCAGCCGAAATTTTACTATTTCTATGCGACCTAA
- the nrfD gene encoding polysulfide reductase NrfD → MRNIWSFFMGTLLLVSKGSKAYYIWVATLLTIAGFGVMGYLYQLDQGLVVTSMKDQVSWGFYISNFTFLVGVAAAAVLLVIPAYVYHWKPIKEIAVLGELLAISAICMCLMFVTADIGRPDRFWHLIPKIGLLNFPQSLLAWDVVVLNIYLIINLTIAVYILYETYYKRTPNKNFLTPLLLLSIPAAISIHTVTAFLYNGLGARPFWNASILAPRFLASAFCSGPAFMILLFLLIRNYTKFKIKDEAIHKVAELIAYAMFVNLLLFGAEVFKEYYTDNVHLAPLQYLLQGYHGHSALVPWIWTALIFNVTAFFIFLIPESRKNPVTLVLGCIMIFVGVYIEKGMGLVIPGFIPDVLHEIYEYSPSYIEIIVSMGIWSLGMLIFTLLLRVGIPILNGDFHVAADGVGSHIGDQLFFVGKQNQEEEKEAAHD, encoded by the coding sequence ATGAGAAATATCTGGTCGTTTTTTATGGGCACTTTGCTGTTGGTGAGTAAGGGGAGCAAGGCCTACTACATTTGGGTGGCTACGCTGCTGACGATCGCTGGATTCGGGGTTATGGGTTATCTGTATCAGCTCGACCAGGGGCTAGTTGTGACTTCGATGAAGGATCAGGTGTCCTGGGGTTTCTATATCTCAAACTTCACCTTTCTGGTCGGTGTCGCTGCAGCCGCGGTACTGCTGGTCATCCCGGCGTACGTTTACCATTGGAAACCGATTAAAGAGATCGCGGTGCTCGGTGAATTGCTAGCCATCTCGGCAATCTGCATGTGTCTGATGTTTGTCACCGCCGACATCGGCCGACCGGACCGCTTCTGGCATCTGATTCCCAAGATTGGTCTGCTGAACTTCCCGCAGTCGCTGTTGGCCTGGGATGTGGTGGTTCTAAATATTTACCTGATCATCAACCTGACCATCGCTGTTTATATTCTTTATGAGACCTATTATAAGCGGACGCCGAACAAGAACTTTCTTACCCCGCTGCTGCTGCTGTCGATTCCGGCCGCAATCTCAATCCACACGGTCACCGCGTTTCTTTACAATGGCCTGGGCGCGCGCCCGTTTTGGAACGCCTCAATTTTAGCGCCACGCTTTCTGGCGTCGGCCTTTTGTTCCGGGCCGGCATTTATGATCCTCCTCTTTCTGCTGATCCGTAATTACACCAAGTTCAAGATCAAGGACGAAGCGATTCACAAGGTCGCCGAACTGATCGCCTATGCCATGTTTGTCAACCTGCTGCTGTTTGGTGCTGAAGTTTTTAAAGAATATTATACCGACAATGTCCATCTGGCACCTTTACAATACTTGTTGCAGGGGTATCACGGGCATAGCGCCCTGGTTCCCTGGATCTGGACGGCGTTGATCTTTAACGTCACGGCCTTTTTCATCTTTCTGATTCCGGAATCGCGGAAAAACCCTGTCACGCTGGTTCTTGGTTGCATCATGATTTTTGTCGGTGTCTACATTGAAAAGGGGATGGGTCTGGTTATTCCAGGGTTTATTCCGGATGTCCTGCACGAAATCTACGAGTACTCACCGAGTTATATTGAGATCATCGTCAGTATGGGAATCTGGTCGCTAGGAATGCTGATTTTTACATTGCTGCTACGCGTCGGTATTCCGATCCTGAACGGCGATTTTCACGTTGCCGCGGATGGTGTTGGGTCGCATATTGGCGATCAACTGTTTTTCGTCGGTAAGCAGAACCAGGAAGAAGAGAAAGAGGCGGCGCACGATTAG